From the Glandiceps talaboti chromosome 12, keGlaTala1.1, whole genome shotgun sequence genome, one window contains:
- the LOC144443335 gene encoding F-box only protein 33-like — protein sequence MAVSSTVDWSRLPSVIIVEILTTLPPKDRINASATCSRWRQCLFHPSMWRKLQLSVTNERECDKANFLSTRCGNFARNFSLEWSDDSEESKSALAVLQRLTRNRNLTKLCLQACNSEFDDETLDGFIDTIEEILRISKKLKYLSFGYIHELCDPELLYGLGDNCGTSLTTLHLASLLPDDPGPGIPPQCLRALRNLRVLSINYDDLSGELFTLLSQPNRAKLRHLLVLADGLENGKPKITNAMWQGLVAYNPQLKVTLSLLSVPPSEILDILRPSLPLSTLRIMYSGPIPRSTIDFVSTYHSKTLEAVYLHEHIDTDEPPSLLFPDNEGVEDPMVMLAWRCYKVSCLSIIGYEVMDENLIAIARLRGPKLKVLEVHSDYIVDQMTGENGATEEVVTQISHSLGKDWNPIDTVEVPTFPAILKSDLLISAE from the exons ATGGCGGTGTCCTCCACGGTAGACTGGAGTCGTCTCCCTTCCGTTATAATTGTCGAAATTCTCACAACTTTACCGCCAAAAGACAGAATTAACGCTTCTGCAACGTGTTCACGATGGAGGCAATGTTTATTCCACCCGTCAATGTGGCGAAAACTCCAGTTAAGTGTTACAAATGAGCGAGAGTGTGACAAGGCCAATTTTCTCTCAACAAGATGCGGTAATTTTGCGAGAAATTTCAGTCTCGAGTGGTCCGACGACTCCGAAGAGAGCAAGAGTGCCCTTGCTGTGTTACAAAGACTAACAAGAAACAGAAACCTCACGAAGTTGTGCTTACAAGCTTGCAATTCTGAATTTGACGACGAAACGTTAGACGG GTTCATTGACACGATAGAAGAGATTTTGcgtatttcaaagaaattgaagTATCTCTCCTTTGGTTACATCCATGAGCTTTGTGATCCTGAGCTGCTATATGGATTAGGCGACAACTGCGGTACATCTCTAACAACGCTTCACCTTGCCAGCCTTTTGCCAGATGACCCAGGTCCAGGAATACCACCTCAATGTTTACGAGCACTCAGAAACTTGAGGGTTCTCAGCATAAACTATGATGACCTATCTGGCGAGCTTTTCACTCTCCTTTCTCAACCTAACCGAGCTAAGCTTCGTCATCTCCTGGTGTTGGCAGACGGGCTGGAAAATGGCAAACCAAAAATAACCAATGCGATGTGGCAAGGACTTGTAGCATACAACCCTCAGCTGAAAGTTACTCTATCACTTTTGAGTGTGCCACCATCTGAAATTCTTGACATCCTAAGACCAAGTCTACCACTGTCAACCCTGAGGATTATGTATAGCGGACCAATTCCAAGATCTACAATTGACTTTGTATCTACTTACCATAGCAAGACGTTGGAGGCTGTGTATTTACATGAGCACATTGATACTGATGAGCCACCCAGCCTGCTTTTCCCTGACAATGAAGGTGTGGAAGATCCAATGGTTATGCTCGCTTGGAGGTGCTATAAAGTGTCGTGCCTATCTATAATCG GTTATGAAGTTATGGATGAAAACCTTATTGCTATAGCTCGACTACGTGGTCCAAAATTGAAAGTGCTGGAAGTGCATTCAGATTACATAGTGGACCAAATGACTGGTGAAAATGGAGCTACAGAAGAAGTTGTAACACAGATATCGCACAGCTTGGGCAAGGACTGGAATCCTATAGATACTGTGGAGGTACCAACATTCCCGGCCATCCTGAAATCAGACCTGCTTATCTCTGCAGAATAA
- the LOC144443771 gene encoding large ribosomal subunit protein mL65-like, whose amino-acid sequence MAATMWKVMRKGSTNLTTFCSRLTQRGATIRARYTTVVKFEDEEKYFPPIPPYLTEEEKERENLRAQVNSVETAQEMIGILTKRQAWTYLPVSFNIQPNSQKCYQQITKTRIVEELPSSYFRADTSNVLEELLPVLVDCVEQEFCYMDRSQLKIKKYNKTSSLRGSWLQESLVRAIIASQCDNYQHLKTCELEIDTQVRSFWLRDNNRYQINQTPWCLLRTNDPLPEVIGQDHDLCVNTDIPDHKYSPRSMRIFRKHINNRCYPGHKLRDDKVSSGHTQVLVPKVFERQRSISEKLLDERLNGTGLIAGFGWANALAMSQKHFWFNDIQKPIVVQSIHTNDGQHYTFSVYQLNTIGLDPLSDKTNNICNVMWTSGEMKLFQEVSDNKIIGWNHDVFKHYVAFLLNETGPRTPMIDKAENTNEKLE is encoded by the exons ATGGCAGCCACCATGTGGAAAGTCATGAGGAAAGGGTCGACCAATTtaactacattttgtagtagGCTTACACAGCGAGGAGCAACAATACGCGCACGATATACAACTGTGGTTAAGTTTGAAGATGAAGAGAAATATTTCCCTCCCATCCCTCCGTATTTAACCGAAGaggagaaagaaagagagaatcTTCGCGCACAGGTAAACTCCGTGGAAACTGCCCAAGAAATGATAGGTATTCTGACAAAACGACAGGCATGGACATACTTGCCCGTATCATTTAACATACAACCAAATTCGCAAAAATGTTACCAGCAAATCACAAAAACCAGGATTGTTGAAGAATTACCAAGTTCGTATTTCAGAGCCGACACTAGTAATGTTTTAGAGGAACTCTTGCCAGTCCTTGTAGATTGTGTGGAGCAAGAATTCTGCTACATGGACAGATCTCAGTTAAAGATCAAGAAATATAACAAAACGTCAAGTTTACGAGGGTCATGGTTGCAAGAAAGTCTAGTACGTGCAATCATAGCATCACAGTGTGATAATTACCAACATCTGAAAACTTGTGAACTCGAAATTGATACACAAGTGAGGTCTTTCTGGTTGAGAGATAATAACCGATATCAAATTAACCAGACTCCGTGGTGTCTACTTCGTACAAATGATCCATTGCCAGAG GTCATAGGTCAAGACCATGACCTTTGCGTCAACACAGATATCCCTGATCATAAATATTCACCTAGATCCATGCGTATCTTCAGAAAACACATCAACAATCGCTGCTACCCAG GTCATAAACTGAGGGATGACAAAGTTAGCAGTGGACACACTCAGGTACTGGTACCAAAAGTATTTGAAAGGCAACGAAGTATTTCAGAGAAACTGTTGGATGAAAGACTGAATGGTACTGGACTGATAGCAGGATTTGGTTGGGCTAATGCATTGGCAATGAGCCAAA AACATTTCTGGTTTAACGACATCCAGAAACCAATAGTTGTTCAATCCATTCACACCAATGATGGACAGCATTACACTTTCTCCGTATATCAACTGAACACCATAGGACTTGATCCTCTTAGTGACAAAACCAACAACATATGTAACGTTATGTGGACCAGTGGTGAAATGAAACTATTCCAGGAAGTGAGCGATAACAAGATCATAGGATGGAATCATGACGTGTTTAAACATTACGTAGCCTTTCTGTTAAATGAGACTGGACCCAGGACACCCATGATAGACAAGGCAGAAAATACAAATGAGAAGCTGGAATAA